DNA from Ziziphus jujuba cultivar Dongzao chromosome 2, ASM3175591v1:
CTGGAGCTTATAATTGGTAATCCAGCAAGTTTGGCTTCTTCCATGAATTCTAGTTCACTTTGTGCTCCATAGTCTTCTTCCATGAACTCTAGTTCACTTTGTACTCCATTGTCTCACAACCTTATGAGTCGTAAACATTACCAAGAGAAGCTGTTGGAGGGCAAGTCCAATTGGCATAGGAAGAATATTTCCATCTTTCGTTGTCTCATCAATATTGATGATTCCAAGAGCCTAGAATTCAACACGAGTAAATAGAgttatggaatttttattttgtgatgacTTGCAATTCTTCATTAATGCATCCTATACAATAATCAagccaatatttttattttcaagttaATAACAGAATTTACATTTTGGTTGGCCACCAATGATTATTCACCTCTGATGATATTTCCAAGATAATTTAAACCACATTACACTTTGTTACGGAACCGCCtgttattaccccaaaaaacaTTCTTATACCATAATTTGACAAAAGAATTATTCTATACATGTCAGTTAACACAAGAAGGTATATAAACAGAGTTTAGAAAAGAGAACTAGGATGGATTACCAACTATGAGCCTTTAGCTTTCCGCCCACTTTGTGGGATGCGTCTAAGCTCTTGGGTTCTCATTCTCATATCCCTGCAAGATACAAAATTACTTACTAATACTTGAAACAACTCTCTCCAAGGGCTTCTAATGACTAAAAGTGATACCTTTGGTGCAAATAAACAAGAAGATAAAACAGTGGAAGCAGCATCATAGTCAGTATTGAAACAGCCAGGTAGAGAACACTTGTTTGCTTCTGCACAGACGAAACAGCAAAACCATTCAGTTAAActgttaaaacatatatatgattAGAGAGAAAAACAGAGCAACTTCTCATAGCCAGCAAAAGTCCTAGATAACCTTTACAAAAAACTAAGTCAAAAATAGGGAAGAAAAGCCTAATTGAACCTTTAGAAAATTACCTTTCATTGTAACTGCCTATGTTTGACCTTGACAGAATGCTATGAACATTTCAAACAAGAACGCACCAGCAAGCAATgcaatttgaatttaaacatgTCAATTCCCCTTTGAGGATTGAGGAAAGCACGTCATGAAACCGattttttctttacaatttttataagtagTACAAACTGACATGGGCATACTATACATGCAAAGCATGGAAAaggtaatttaaatattttattataaagtttACCAATGAGACCCCTTAAGTGCAAGTTTAACCTAAAATCTATTACACCACAGGACGACCTGAGTGAAGCCTTACCTTGCCTCCTCTTGAGAAAGGTTTCTGTTTCCTGGAGCAAGAATGAGCATCACAAAATTGGCGCAAAAACAACTCTACAGTTACATCAGAATGTTAACATAAGTAGAAAAGGGAACTAAATGAAGTGGTTTTAATTCGTACACtaccattaatttaaaaaaaaaaaaaaaaaaaaaaaaaaaaacccaatgtTCATAAAAACATGAGTATAAATAAAGAATAGAGTTTCTCTCTTCAAAATATAGACAAATACCATGAAGTCGACTGGCTGAGGGTCCTTGATGAATGGGAAAACAACTATCAGCAAGACTCTGCAAAGaatattctatatataaacAAGCACAATATAGGGGTCCAAAAAAATAGCAATCCTAGTATTTAAAAGCAACCTCGCATAGGTGGTGATTCCTTGCAACAGCAGCAGGATTGCATTTGGCTTTTGTTGACTTGGTTTTCATCACATGGTCACAGTGCAATGCCCCACACAAATCAGCTAAGCACTTGCTGCCGTTCTGCATCCATTGAGAGATTGTAATATATACCGACCCATATGATGATAACAAAAACCATAtgttcaaaatgaaaataacacaTAATAGACTGAGTTCCAAAGAATACATAATCATATCTAAAAATCTGCAGCTTTCTGATACAAAATTTGACACCTTCCACATGGCTTTGATGGCATGAAAGATGGGCAATTTGAGTTTTACAGAATTTGAAATAAGATGGCATGAAATATAAGAATTTCACATTGCACCTTGGTGCACAAGTGCTACCACATataaggaaaggaaaaagaatccACGTACAACATTCAGAAGATTGTGATGCCTGTTGTCCATATGCTGATCAAGAAACTTTTCAGCACGGAAACTTTTCTTACAGTAGCCACACTGCCATTCATTTATATCGAAATGAATTTTATGCTCCTCCTGATCTCTAAATAGGTCATTGTCTGGATGAAGTCGGCACTTACTTGAAATCGAATAGTGTTCTCGTTCCACAAAGGGCATCAAATACTACATGATATACAGCTACAGTTGTTACTCAAATAAACAATTTTGCATGGTAGAACATTGTAATTTCACCCTACATCTGATGCATACCTCCTCAATGATTTTCCATGCTGCCCTGCTTCTTTCTCTGGAGCAATGTACTTGATGAGCATGTTCCTGTTCTTGCTTAAGAGTTCTAACACAAAAATATAACAAGAATATTATACAGATAAAACAACATTACAATACCACTTTATTACTGTTAATGTAATCGATGACTTCTGCTTCTCACACCATACTATTTTCTCATATGAaagaaggccaaaaaaaaaaaaaaaaaaaaaaaaaaaaaaattctttatctCTCAACTTCATCTTGGAATTCCACATGTACAACAAAATTCAATCATTTAAGGCTTGGACTCGTGATTATTAATCCGGGCAAGAAAGCTACACTACCTTGAAGCAGCAGAACCTTCATAATCCTGGATCAAAAAGATTAACAAACACTGTTGGTGACCAAAGCTTTAACAAGGCAAAACGGATAAACAAATTCATAATATTAGCAAATGATGAACAACAATCCAGCACACCAAGAATCCGGAGAAAAGCCCTAAaacttcaaaaagaaaatcctACTACACATTATGCTATAAATAGACAAACTAGACAATATTTTGGTACAAAGCGTAATAAACTACTGAATCCACTAGCAAAACTGAATAcaatataattttcaaccatTGAGGAATTTGCTAACAAGTCCAAAATTTCTCCTTTCCCATCAAAATCAGAACTTCTGCCCGgtactaattattatttttaaaggtaTGCGATTCACAAATtgctctaaaaaataaaaaataaataaaaaaataaaaagttattggGCAGTTTATTGTGTCCAAATTCAGAAAACTTGCGTGAAAAATACAAACTTTTCAGCTTCCAAAAATTGAAAGCGGAAGAAAATTATCCATATTCGTTAGTAGTGAACCATGAGCTTATGCATCAATCATTTTTCTGTCGAACcaataattttacataaaatttattaatatctaaaataaattATCCAATTGAAAGGTTGAATTGGAGCTACCTAACACAACCAGCAGAAAAGCATAGAGAAATCTCTACGACAAAGAAATGAGCATGTATGTACCTGGTTTTTCTGTGTAAGAGGAGAAGATGAGGAAACATGGACTATTTGTTGAAGAAAAAGCGATACCAACAACAAAATTGAAGAGATTGCTGCTGTGGTTTTCCTCATCTTTAATTCTCTCTATCTCTCcctatcaaaatataaaaacttttcTGCAAAATCCTTCTTCCCCTATGATAAAGCTTCGATAAACTTCCGGTTTCTTGTAATTTCTTATGGCTCTGTTTGGAAGCTCGGAAAATTCCACTTCCATTCGGAAAGGTTTaataatatatcttttataCCCGAATGAACTTCTTGTCTCCCGCTTTTGTTAACCCCACTACCTTttctcccattttttttttttaattatattattattatttttataaattggtAGGTTCTTGTTTTCTCATTATTAGAGGTGGTAGTTGTcgttgttgaattttttttttttctcatttttaaaaatttacagaaaatataacccaaaagaaaaaaaaaaaaaaagactttttctttttttctctccctcttctttaatttttttcttgaggTAAAAGATTTCTCGAACTAAGCTTTTCTTTAATCTCATACCATTGATTCAAAtttgtcccaaaaaataaaaaaataaaaaaaatcataaggaCCTTAACCCAACCGATGACTTACtaaagaataatttttgaacCAAAACACAGCATTATGAAACTTAATCCGAATtcgtaattaaaaaaaaaaaaaaacttaatccgcagatcaaacaaaacaaaaattaccaaattggtcttcttcttcttttttttttttttaattatataatccGCAGATTTTACTCAAAACTTACTCATACTTAAAAGTGTGTTTAAGAGACAAAATTAATTTACAGTCCATGGTTTCAACACTGAATAACAAACTAATGGGGAGGAGGCTTAATGCTTAATTTTCTTCTTGCCCCTCTTTCTTGAACTTGTTTCAGGTTCTTGCTCCTCAGCCTTCTGCTCTGCCTCTAATATGGCCAGCTGCAGTGTACAATTACAATATTACAAGCCATTAAAACAATGATTTGTTCAGTTTTCCAGAAAGTTTATAACTCTTAAGGCAagagtagggaaaaaaaaaaagaaaaaattaaataaaaacaaaaccggAATAAAAGTTTTACCTCATCAAGTATAGGTTTAAGCTCCCTATACCTCCCTTCAGCAAGATCAAAGCCATCCTTACGAAGCTCCTGCATGGCAACACGACTTCATTAAAAGTGGAAATAAATGTATAAGTTATAACATGTTTGCATCTTAACATATAAATCTAAAAAACTAGTTTtcaaattgaacaaattaaGGTTGGTTGAAAGCATACCTTTCCAGTGTGTTGAGTATGTTCATGGGCTGCCATTTGCCAGTACATGTTCGTACGTTTATAGAAATCTTTAAGGGTCTCTCCAGGCTTCACATAAAACGAGCAGCAAGCATCAGTAGAGGAAGTGATGGAGTGAAGAAAGCAAGGAGAGATTAAAGCTTGAGCCTTCTTAAGGACTGGTTATGAATTTATAATCAACAATATacacaaaagtcaaaattttatttcgagTCTAGAACCATGGTTCAGGGGCCAATGAAAAAGTTGAAAATCAGTAAGATTGTTGCCGTCTCTTTTGCAgctttcataaataaataaataaatataaagatcaCCATTGGTGTTCTTTGAGAATCTGAAAGACCCAGGTTGGCTCTGATCTGCTCTATTCTAGCCCGTTTCTCCTTCCTTCGAAGACTCTTTCCCTCGCCTTTGATTAAAGCAACGGCATCTCCCATTTGAACTGATCCATCTTTGGCATTctatgaaaatgacaaaataattaAGAGATGGCTTAATTTTATTTCACATTCTCATAGTAAGCAAAAATTGTTTCATAGTAAAGGTATGGAATTCAAAATAGAAAACACAAGTTTTTGCAAAATCAGTAAGGTTAAATGAAAGCAcctcctcatcatcatcatcctcactCTCGTCACTGTTACTATCACTATTGTCTTCATCTCCActatcatcttcatcttcatcgtcATCCTCATCCTCTGACGCCTCCACCCACTCAGACTTGGATGCCTACATTAAAAACAGAAAAGCAGAGCAAGGTCAGACAAGATTCAATAAATGATACTCTGTTTCCCCATAAAGTGAGGCATTATTAAAGTTaatatttttctccttttatcTTTTTGTAAGACGATGCCCTCAAAGAAACCagatgaaatgattttaaatattgaaagtCACATTCCTAGCATATAAATTGCCAATAAaacttatttaatataaatctgTCAAGCAAATTTTTCTTTGAGCAACTTTAATACAAACATGGAATTCTGCACAAGTCCTCACAATCATACTAAGGTGGCACGGAACCATGAAGctcaaaagaattaaaatggaATGAGAACTGAAAGCTTTTCTTATGCCTCTATAAAATGCACTATGGAACATCTTTCTGTGTGTGTAGGTGTATTTGTTTTGTGAGAAAGTGAGAATGCCATTGAacagtataaaaaattaatcttccAAGCAACGGCATAAGTGGTCAACATTTTATGATGCATCCCATTAAATATTACTACTTTGCCATCTTGAAAAGCATGGGTAACAATATTTTATAAGCATTTATACGTAAAAATGAGCCATCACAAACCGGTATGATGCACTTCCACTCGTCAAGTTTGCTGAGATTCAGACAATACAAATCATCAAGGGTAATTTCTCGATCTTTGATCTCCATCATGCCtccatatacatataatgtATCTTTTCCAACAACCATGCAGGAATTGATCCGTCCACAGGGCTTCACTATCTAATAGGTTGCACCCAATTCATAATCAATACAAGAATGAATCTAAATAGATGcaacataaaaaacaaatattaaaaaatattaaaacagcATGATGAACCTCTGGTAAGTCAGAATTTGGTAGGTCCATTTTCACACTAGATTCATGGTTCAACCCATTGGGTTTGACAGCTAACCCACTGTCATCAACTGTCACCATCGCTGCCATGTTTTGTGACATTTCATCAATGTTGCTTTCCTCTAGACCAGCTTCTGCATTTTCAGATTTCTCATCTTTTCCAAACTGTTGCTCTGGTTCAGTAGAAATTTTCTTATCATCATCGATAGATTTTGGTTCAGAACTCTTTTTTAACTGtaaaatgaaagtaaaattaGTCCATAGAATATTAACAGCATAAATGAATTACTTCCAAATtaagtaagaaaaaaatttaaagccaatggtaaaaaaaactaaaaaaacttTTAAGTCAGTACAAATCCACATAAAGTGGATATCCATGTTATAAATTTGTATATGCCCAAACCTTATTCGTTGACTTCTCCTTCCGTAGTTCTAATGGGTACCTGAAGCAAAAGATAATTGTTATGTGTTGTATCGGCTTTTCATAGAACTAATATTTTGATTTGGACCTACATCCTAACAGCTTTAAGCATTTGGGAACGACAGCAACTTAACAGCTGTATGTACACAGTTGAACATTATAATGTTCATTTCTCATGGAAAATCATATTTCACTCATTACATTTgcaaataataagaagaaaaagcaaacaTTTAATTTGGAGTGGGGGACAATACAACTGGAAGACATTGATATGATATGCATAAATACAAAATGCTTAAGGAGCCTTAAGATTGTACTGATAACTTGAACTTATTGGCAATTGAAAGCACTAATCTTACCAGCGATTGTTGTCTAATTGGAATCCGTAAAGTTCATTCAAGAACAAGCTCATTATTACATCACCTGTATGCACAAGGGAAAGGCacaggaccaaaaaaaaaaaaaaaaaaaaaaaaaaattgcagaaaagATTTTGACATCAGATGTAGGCTTACTTACGAAACCAAGCTCatcaaacaaaaaagagaacCCGCAAAATATTCAGTAGATAATATCCTATATCAGCAATCTATGTTTAAATGGAACATGATggctttcatatatatatatatatatatatataacaaggcACACAAACCAGAATAAACTAACCTTTAACTTCCATATCCACCACACCACCAAATAGCACTGCTCGCCTTTTATGAACACACATGGAAAACCCAGCACGAGGTCCAGGAGGCATCCCACTCTTCTTCACCTATTATAAAGTAACTACTAATAAGAATAACTACCGATATAGCAAATTTATTaggaaaataaggcttagatatGTTGCAAAAATTATCTTTCAAAGCAAAACAAGATAGGTAACAGCAATGTCAAATAAATAATGGTATATAAAGTAAGAACCTTGTTCCACTCCCAAGTCCTAGGATCAAGGGACCACATGTCAGAATGAACATTTCCTTTCTCAGAGCTATTATTATCAGATGACATTTCTTTGGAATAACCACCATATAAGAAAATCTGCAATGTCAAAAGTAAAAAATGAGTAACCATATTCCCTGGTTGATAATTTCATCaggaaaattttataattaacaaaaaacaaCCATGACATATCTCCTCCTGCAACAAGCAGCTTAAAACCAGAGAGCATTTCCACAACTCCTCTCATTAAGAGTGTCTTTGTTTCACTCACCTCATCTTGGTAAACGAAAAACTGAAAACCACTCCGTGCACTTGGCCACATGGCTCCAGGGCTAGGCTTTATCTCTTGCCACTAAAATGCCAatgcagaagaaaaaaattagttaaacaATGTATAAAAAGACAACAGATAACAAAAGCATGATACTAGCATAATGCAAGAGGGTGACGACATGTTTACTTTGAATTGATCCAGGTCAAATACATACAAATCATTGTAATACCTGCAAAGATAAAGTAACATATATGATCAAACTTTATACGGATAGAGATGTTAACATGCTAAATTactataaaaaatatacattttagtATTATAAGTCCTCTGAATATAGTCAGCTTCATTAaaaggttaatttttttttgaaaaatccattaattaaaaacaaCCAATCAAATAACTATGAAATcttcaaaaatgtaaaaaataaaaaataaaaaattaacaacctCACTTCTCTAAGTGTGTCATAGAAGCCACCAAAAACTACAATCTTGTGCTTGTATAGTACCTggaaaaagaacagaaaaaatgtatataactaaaaattaagaaaaaggtACAAATGAGATGAAGAGTGCACCAGTAtattctataatataataccagAAAAATAAAACGTATTCCTGGGCTACAGGAACCACAAAGATAATATGGTTCAAAGAAATGGATACAATAACTTGAGCACTCAGTCAAGCATTATGATTAAAATGGTCATGTCATGGTCATTAAAagtgtaaataataatataaccttCTATTATACATATGTAAGTGTGCCATGTGCAAGTGGCATCGATATTTATATAACATAAAACTCCTAAAGCAACCTGTACTTACCATTCGATGACCTGAGCGTGGACTTGGACACCCTTTTAAATTGAGTTGTTCCCATTGATTTGTTTTAAGGTCCAACATCCAAAAGTCCTACAAATGAAAAATACAAGGAGAATTTACAACCTTATAAACTTGGCTGATATCTACATGTAATGGTCTACAAATCAATCGGCCAGAAACTACGTGCTTAATAGGTCTTACCTTGTAATGATGGAACCTCTCTTGATTTGGAGACGTAAACTCACCACCTaataacaaacaaaagaaatcaTATTTGTGACACGGAAGAATTATGTGCATTTCAGCAGATGTTTTTACTGTTTAGCATGCCAAAGTACTGTCAATCTACCAAAGATATAGAGATAATTCTTCCAAGCAACTGCCTGGTGAGCACTACGAGGAGGTGGACTATTGGGACTTGAAATTAACTTCCATTCCTGCTTTTCACTGTCATACCGATAAAGATCACCATAAACAAATGTCTGCAACAATACAAACGAGAATGTAAATAAAGGCGagtaacatataaaaatttaccTCGAATGGAACATGTAAAAGAATTATCAAGAACTAACCTTGTTACCATTATAAAATTCGCCTCCATAGAGAATCAATTCAGTATCTTTCAAGGGATTAATGTTCAGCTACACAAACATCAATGTAAATTTTCAGTTTTTGCATGAGGGAAGGTTAATGGTAAGTAAATATGTCGAGTAACTAATGAAAAATAGGTAAGGGGTATTACTGTACAGTTCGATCGTGGTGATGGAGCTGGGACATTTTCCTCAACATGCACTTCTTTCTTCTTAGCTTCCTCTTTTTGAATACTCAACTGTCAATCAAAACCCAAATACATacataaagaaaattttcaaatttccaacaaAAACCTCCCAATGTATATTGCCCTCG
Protein-coding regions in this window:
- the LOC107418163 gene encoding uncharacterized protein LOC107418163; translated protein: MGKKTKKPGKGKEKTVRKTAKAEEKRARRDTKKLSPEDDIDAILLSIQKEEAKKKEVHVEENVPAPSPRSNCTLNINPLKDTELILYGGEFYNGNKTFVYGDLYRYDSEKQEWKLISSPNSPPPRSAHQAVAWKNYLYIFGGEFTSPNQERFHHYKDFWMLDLKTNQWEQLNLKGCPSPRSGHRMVLYKHKIVVFGGFYDTLREVRYYNDLYVFDLDQFKWQEIKPSPGAMWPSARSGFQFFVYQDEIFLYGGYSKEMSSDNNSSEKGNVHSDMWSLDPRTWEWNKVKKSGMPPGPRAGFSMCVHKRRAVLFGGVVDMEVKGDVIMSLFLNELYGFQLDNNRWYPLELRKEKSTNKLKKSSEPKSIDDDKKISTEPEQQFGKDEKSENAEAGLEESNIDEMSQNMAAMVTVDDSGLAVKPNGLNHESSVKMDLPNSDLPEIVKPCGRINSCMVVGKDTLYVYGGMMEIKDREITLDDLYCLNLSKLDEWKCIIPASKSEWVEASEDEDDDEDEDDSGDEDNSDSNSDESEDDDDEENAKDGSVQMGDAVALIKGEGKSLRRKEKRARIEQIRANLGLSDSQRTPMPGETLKDFYKRTNMYWQMAAHEHTQHTGKELRKDGFDLAEGRYRELKPILDELAILEAEQKAEEQEPETSSRKRGKKKIKH
- the LOC107418119 gene encoding uncharacterized protein LOC107418119 isoform X3, which translates into the protein MRKTTAAISSILLLVSLFLQQIVHVSSSSPLTQKNQDYEGSAASRTLKQEQEHAHQVHCSRERSRAAWKIIEEYLMPFVEREHYSISSKCRLHPDNDLFRDQEEHKIHFDINEWQCGYCKKSFRAEKFLDQHMDNRHHNLLNVNGSKCLADLCGALHCDHVMKTKSTKAKCNPAAVARNHHLCESLADSCFPIHQGPSASRLHEANKCSLPGCFNTDYDAASTVLSSCLFAPKGYENENPRA
- the LOC107418119 gene encoding uncharacterized protein LOC107418119 isoform X2 is translated as MRKTTAAISSILLLVSLFLQQIVHVSSSSPLTQKNQDYEGSAASRTLKQEQEHAHQVHCSRERSRAAWKIIEYLMPFVEREHYSISSKCRLHPDNDLFRDQEEHKIHFDINEWQCGYCKKSFRAEKFLDQHMDNRHHNLLNVNGSKCLADLCGALHCDHVMKTKSTKAKCNPAAVARNHHLCESLADSCFPIHQGPSASRLHELFLRQFCDAHSCSRKQKPFSRGGKKQTSVLYLAVSILTMMLLPLFYLLVYLHQRDMRMRTQELRRIPQSGRKAKGS
- the LOC107418119 gene encoding uncharacterized protein LOC107418119 isoform X1 codes for the protein MRKTTAAISSILLLVSLFLQQIVHVSSSSPLTQKNQDYEGSAASRTLKQEQEHAHQVHCSRERSRAAWKIIEEYLMPFVEREHYSISSKCRLHPDNDLFRDQEEHKIHFDINEWQCGYCKKSFRAEKFLDQHMDNRHHNLLNVNGSKCLADLCGALHCDHVMKTKSTKAKCNPAAVARNHHLCESLADSCFPIHQGPSASRLHELFLRQFCDAHSCSRKQKPFSRGGKKQTSVLYLAVSILTMMLLPLFYLLVYLHQRDMRMRTQELRRIPQSGRKAKGS